The window ACGGCGCGCAACTGGAGTGTCTTTGCGGCCGGCGCGGTGCTGGCCGCCATCCTGCCGATGGCGCTGTTCCTGTCGCTGCAGCGCTACATCGTCGGGGGTCTGACCGCCGGCGCCGTGAAGTAGACACCCCGCAACGCGCCCGCCCGGCCGCACGGGGTGGCCGCCGCGCGCGGTCACGCGGGGGCGCGGCATCCGGCCTTTCTAGACTGTCGTCATGGAACAGCGCACCGCCCGCGTCGTCGTGATCGGCGACGCGCTCATCGACGAGTTGCGCGACGGGCGGTCGGTGAAAGAGCTCGTCGGCGGGGCCGCGCTCAACGTCGCGGTCGGTCTCGTGCGGCTCGGGGTTGCGGCGACACTGATCGCCATGGTCGGCGACGACGAGGCAGGCGAGCACATCCGCGCGTATCTGCATGACTACGGCGTGCAGTTGCTGGCCACGCCCGGCCCGCGCGGATCGTCACGGGCGGTGTCGACTCGCACGGCCGGTGAGCCGGTGTACGCGTTCAACGCAGCGGCCCAGCAGCGCCGGGTCGACTTCGGGCCCGACGAGCGTGCCGCCATCGCGCAAGCGCCGCTGACGGTGGTCAGCTGCTTTCCGTTCGACGACGCCGAGCAGGTCGCCGCACTGGCCGAGGCGGTCGGCGACGGGCCGCTGGTGATCGACCCGAATCCCCGGGCGGGCATGCTGCACGACCGGGCGGCATTCGTGCGCGGATTCGGCTCTCTGGTTCCGAGCTGCCGGCTCGTCAAGGTCGGCGACGATGATGCCCGGCTGCTGTACGAGAGCGACCTCGACACCGTACGGGCGCAGCTGGGGGCAGCCGGT is drawn from Microbacterium protaetiae and contains these coding sequences:
- a CDS encoding PfkB family carbohydrate kinase, with the protein product MEQRTARVVVIGDALIDELRDGRSVKELVGGAALNVAVGLVRLGVAATLIAMVGDDEAGEHIRAYLHDYGVQLLATPGPRGSSRAVSTRTAGEPVYAFNAAAQQRRVDFGPDERAAIAQAPLTVVSCFPFDDAEQVAALAEAVGDGPLVIDPNPRAGMLHDRAAFVRGFGSLVPSCRLVKVGDDDARLLYESDLDTVRAQLGAAGAQAVLATAGAAGAVLDAAGADVAVPVAAMPGRIVDTMGAGDAVLASIVASLVRDAPADPVAWEEALERAMRVAAATVRFEGALLRHPDAVTMDLDRLGT